One Deinococcus cellulosilyticus NBRC 106333 = KACC 11606 genomic region harbors:
- a CDS encoding M4 family metallopeptidase, which translates to MTRRYTMMACALLLSACNSTQNQTGFTSQKLAGGPATANAQVFLPNPVQTTGDQTLQDSKDADSAVPSSAYYKVVLTDLDGSGTLQGKWATVRSETGKPVQVTSAPLNYTRSSDQFEQVMAYFWITEAQKYIQSLGFGTGELPPVNMESQDVRINQWGQDNSYSIDTKDEIRLGKGGVDDAEDGEVIVHEYGHAVHDAQVTGFGSSLEAGAIGEAFGDYLALTVGEAVAKKYGAPIKADLACIADWDSVSYTNAPHCLRRTDKNKTIADQVGQVHADGEIWSRALFDIRKALGAYKADRVIINAQFKFAPDTSFNAAAKATVDTAQSMYGTTAATAVKNAFLARGMQP; encoded by the coding sequence ATGACCAGACGCTACACCATGATGGCCTGTGCCCTGCTGCTGTCCGCTTGCAACAGCACCCAGAATCAGACCGGGTTCACTTCCCAGAAGCTGGCTGGTGGTCCTGCCACTGCCAACGCGCAGGTGTTTTTGCCCAACCCGGTGCAGACCACTGGAGACCAGACCCTTCAGGACAGCAAAGACGCAGACAGTGCCGTCCCCTCCAGTGCATATTACAAAGTGGTCCTGACCGACCTTGATGGCAGCGGAACCCTGCAGGGCAAGTGGGCCACTGTGCGCAGTGAAACAGGGAAACCCGTGCAGGTGACTTCTGCACCCCTGAATTACACCCGCAGCAGCGACCAGTTTGAACAGGTGATGGCCTATTTCTGGATCACCGAAGCGCAAAAATACATTCAAAGCCTGGGCTTTGGAACCGGGGAACTCCCTCCCGTCAACATGGAGTCGCAGGATGTGCGCATCAACCAGTGGGGACAGGACAACTCCTACAGCATCGACACCAAAGACGAGATTCGCCTTGGTAAAGGTGGTGTCGACGATGCAGAAGACGGAGAAGTGATCGTCCACGAATATGGACATGCCGTGCATGACGCCCAGGTCACCGGTTTTGGCAGTTCACTGGAAGCAGGCGCCATTGGTGAGGCCTTCGGGGACTATCTGGCCCTCACCGTGGGTGAAGCGGTGGCGAAAAAATATGGTGCTCCCATCAAAGCAGACCTGGCCTGCATTGCCGACTGGGACAGCGTCAGTTACACCAACGCCCCACACTGCCTGAGGCGCACCGACAAAAACAAAACCATTGCAGACCAGGTGGGGCAGGTCCACGCAGATGGAGAAATCTGGTCGAGAGCCCTGTTTGACATCCGCAAAGCGCTGGGAGCTTACAAGGCAGACCGGGTGATCATCAACGCCCAGTTCAAATTTGCACCAGACACCAGCTTCAATGCTGCAGCAAAAGCCACCGTGGATACCGCACAGAGCATGTACGGAACCACAGCAGCCACAGCCGTGAAAAACGCCTTCCTGGCCAGAGGGATGCAGCCCTGA
- a CDS encoding aldo/keto reductase — MKRKIGTREVSALGMGCWAIGGEWFAGTQPLGWGKVDDQESIRALHAALELGITLYDTADIYGCGHSERILGEAFGGRDDIFIATKFGNVPDEATKQVLGEDTSPEYIVQACEASLKRLRREHIDLYQLHINFHDLDTSFRIAETLERLAEEGKIRAFGWSTDDPERAKAWKQYPHYQAVQHSLNVMQSTPEMLKVCEELDLASINRGPLAMGLLTGKFSAGHQLSDTDIRAKSPDWMVASGWFEHGKPGKAFLKRLESVREVLASDGRTLGQGALAWIWATSEKTIPIPGFRTVKQVQENAGALQYGPLRAEQLQEVERLLGRA; from the coding sequence ATGAAACGCAAAATTGGCACACGGGAAGTCAGTGCCCTGGGCATGGGCTGCTGGGCCATTGGTGGAGAATGGTTCGCTGGAACACAACCTCTGGGCTGGGGCAAAGTGGACGATCAGGAATCCATCCGTGCCCTGCATGCAGCACTCGAGCTCGGCATCACCCTCTATGACACTGCAGACATTTACGGGTGTGGGCACAGCGAACGCATTCTGGGTGAAGCTTTTGGGGGCAGAGACGACATCTTCATTGCAACCAAGTTCGGCAATGTTCCCGATGAGGCCACAAAACAGGTCCTGGGGGAGGACACCTCTCCTGAATACATCGTGCAAGCCTGCGAAGCGAGCCTGAAGCGCCTGAGGAGGGAGCACATCGACCTCTACCAGCTTCACATCAACTTCCACGATCTGGACACCTCTTTCAGAATTGCAGAAACCCTGGAGCGCCTGGCCGAAGAAGGCAAGATCCGCGCTTTTGGCTGGAGCACCGATGATCCAGAGCGGGCAAAAGCCTGGAAACAGTACCCCCATTACCAGGCGGTTCAGCACTCCCTGAACGTCATGCAGTCCACCCCCGAGATGCTGAAAGTCTGTGAAGAGCTTGACCTTGCCAGCATCAACCGTGGACCCCTCGCCATGGGTCTACTCACCGGGAAATTCAGTGCAGGACATCAGCTGAGCGACACCGACATCCGGGCCAAGAGCCCTGACTGGATGGTGGCCTCGGGCTGGTTTGAGCACGGAAAACCAGGAAAGGCTTTTTTAAAACGGCTGGAAAGTGTAAGAGAAGTGCTGGCTTCAGATGGCCGGACCCTGGGCCAGGGGGCACTCGCCTGGATCTGGGCAACCAGTGAGAAAACCATCCCCATCCCTGGATTCCGCACCGTGAAGCAGGTTCAGGAGAATGCTGGAGCCCTGCAATACGGTCCCCTGCGGGCAGAACAACTGCAGGAAGTTGAAAGGCTGCTGGGACGGGCCTGA
- a CDS encoding U32 family peptidase — MSRTPRKPELMSPAGYWPEMRAAVEAGADAVFFGMKHFTARAKVGFEVPELPDVMRFLHERGVRGFLTFNTLVFDREIHMAAKAIEDIARAGVDAIIVQDLGIARLAREIAPELEVHGSTQMSITSKEGAELAYRFGANRVVLGRELSLRDIERIASSTDIELEVFVHGALCVSYSGQCFSSEAWGGRSANRGQCAQACRLPYDLIVDGQYRNLEEARYLLSPGDLYALHQVPELMRIGVDCFKIEGRYKGPEYVAITTQAYRKAIDETWEMGSFHITPEEERDIEQVYSRGLGPWFMQGTNHRQVVRGRAPRHRGVKLGEVTEVGRGFVRVKCAFEPKPGEGLVFDAAHRRSPELKEEGGNIYEVSPVKKGVYELRFGNGQIDFSRIAAGDWVWRSSDPTLQKKLKPLTEASKPVYTRPVNFEVYARAGEPMTLVAMDTEGHSVVAVSEGPVQLAQNRALTSESLQAQLGKLGGTPFHLADFHADLQEGLFMPLGELNTLRRQAVDDLLALRGELPQRNVKAAIHLGGFQSHSAGQNAPAEPQLHLLVRTPEQLEAAIEMQPASITLDYLELYGLKPSVQNVKEAGIRVRVASPRILKPTEQNIQKFLLSLDCEILVRSGGLLEGLLQVENRPALIGDFSLNTANVLTADTYLELGVDVVTPTHDLNALQIEELAENIGGDRIEVIAYQHLPVFHTEHCVFCRFLSEGTDYTNCGHPCESHKVALKDKRGLMHPVMADVGCRNTVFGAEAQSATKHLTGWLESGIQNFRLEFVHESAAEVRQVTLAYQSFLSGQMGVMELESRLQELTSQGITEGSLFVPHDFENLTQLM, encoded by the coding sequence ATGAGTCGCACCCCCCGCAAGCCTGAGTTGATGAGTCCTGCCGGTTACTGGCCGGAAATGCGTGCCGCCGTAGAAGCTGGTGCAGATGCAGTTTTTTTCGGCATGAAGCACTTTACCGCCCGAGCCAAGGTGGGTTTTGAAGTCCCTGAACTTCCTGATGTCATGCGTTTCCTGCATGAACGGGGTGTGCGGGGATTTCTGACTTTCAACACGCTGGTGTTTGACCGGGAAATCCACATGGCTGCAAAAGCCATCGAGGACATCGCCCGGGCGGGTGTCGATGCCATCATCGTGCAGGATCTGGGCATCGCCCGACTGGCCCGCGAAATTGCACCAGAGCTGGAGGTGCACGGGTCCACCCAGATGAGCATCACCAGCAAGGAAGGGGCAGAACTGGCTTACCGGTTTGGAGCCAACCGGGTGGTGCTGGGTCGGGAACTGAGCCTCAGGGACATTGAGCGCATTGCCAGCAGCACGGACATTGAACTCGAGGTGTTTGTGCACGGGGCGCTGTGCGTGTCCTACTCGGGCCAGTGCTTTTCCAGCGAAGCCTGGGGCGGACGCAGTGCCAACCGGGGCCAGTGTGCGCAGGCCTGCCGCTTGCCTTACGACCTGATCGTGGATGGGCAGTACCGCAACCTGGAAGAAGCACGTTACCTGCTCTCCCCTGGCGATCTTTACGCCCTCCATCAGGTACCCGAACTCATGCGCATCGGGGTGGACTGCTTCAAGATTGAAGGCCGTTATAAGGGTCCAGAATACGTGGCCATCACCACCCAGGCCTACCGCAAAGCCATCGACGAAACCTGGGAAATGGGCAGCTTTCACATCACGCCAGAAGAAGAAAGAGACATCGAACAGGTGTACTCACGGGGTCTGGGTCCCTGGTTCATGCAGGGCACCAACCACCGTCAGGTGGTGAGAGGCCGGGCTCCTCGCCACCGTGGGGTCAAACTTGGCGAGGTCACCGAAGTTGGGCGGGGATTTGTCCGGGTCAAATGCGCTTTTGAACCCAAGCCCGGAGAGGGTCTGGTCTTTGATGCCGCCCACCGCCGCAGCCCTGAACTGAAAGAGGAAGGGGGCAACATCTATGAGGTCTCCCCTGTCAAAAAAGGCGTGTATGAGCTGCGTTTTGGGAATGGTCAGATTGATTTTTCCAGAATTGCCGCTGGAGACTGGGTGTGGCGCAGCAGCGACCCCACCCTCCAGAAAAAACTGAAACCGCTGACCGAGGCCAGCAAGCCTGTCTACACCCGTCCAGTGAACTTTGAAGTTTATGCCCGGGCAGGTGAACCCATGACCCTGGTGGCAATGGACACCGAAGGCCACAGTGTGGTGGCCGTGTCAGAGGGTCCTGTCCAGCTTGCCCAGAACCGTGCCCTGACTTCAGAGAGCCTGCAAGCACAGCTGGGCAAACTGGGAGGCACCCCTTTCCATCTGGCAGACTTCCATGCAGATCTGCAAGAAGGCCTTTTCATGCCTCTGGGAGAACTGAACACCCTGAGGCGTCAGGCGGTAGATGACCTGCTGGCCCTGCGAGGTGAATTGCCGCAGCGCAACGTCAAGGCGGCAATTCACCTGGGAGGATTTCAGTCTCACAGTGCAGGTCAGAACGCTCCAGCAGAGCCACAACTTCACCTGCTGGTCCGCACCCCCGAACAACTCGAAGCGGCCATTGAGATGCAACCTGCATCCATCACCCTGGACTATCTGGAGCTGTATGGCCTGAAACCCAGCGTGCAGAACGTCAAGGAGGCAGGCATTCGCGTCAGGGTGGCCAGTCCCAGAATCCTCAAACCCACCGAACAGAACATCCAGAAATTCCTGCTGTCTCTGGACTGTGAAATCCTGGTGCGTTCAGGAGGGCTGCTCGAAGGCCTGCTGCAGGTGGAAAATCGTCCTGCACTCATCGGAGATTTCAGCCTGAACACGGCCAATGTCCTCACCGCTGACACCTACCTGGAACTCGGGGTGGATGTGGTCACCCCCACCCATGACCTGAATGCCCTGCAAATTGAAGAACTTGCCGAAAACATCGGTGGGGACCGCATCGAGGTGATTGCCTACCAGCACCTGCCCGTGTTCCACACCGAGCACTGCGTTTTCTGCCGTTTCCTCAGCGAGGGAACGGACTACACCAATTGCGGTCACCCCTGTGAATCGCACAAGGTGGCCCTGAAAGACAAACGGGGCCTCATGCACCCCGTGATGGCTGATGTCGGTTGCCGCAACACCGTTTTCGGAGCCGAAGCCCAGAGCGCCACCAAACACCTGACAGGCTGGCTGGAAAGTGGCATCCAGAACTTCCGTCTGGAATTTGTGCATGAAAGTGCAGCAGAAGTCCGTCAGGTCACCCTGGCCTACCAGAGTTTCCTGTCAGGTCAAATGGGTGTGATGGAGCTGGAATCCCGCCTGCAGGAGCTCACCTCCCAGGGCATCACCGAAGGCAGCCTGTTTGTGCCCCATGATTTCGAGAACCTGACCCAGTTGATGTGA